From one Spiroplasma endosymbiont of Panorpa germanica genomic stretch:
- the recO gene encoding DNA repair protein RecO has protein sequence MAAISVEGIVLKSYEFNDFDKVVSIFTKEFGRLQMKAFGVNKMTSKNRFSIQTFSHSNFQIFKTNNPDKMSKLKTGELVDLNINLSKNYQNYLYASACAEIIELSFDNYIKNVQAFEMLREVIFKFSENVKATWLFALFLFYSLDWFGVKWNLKKCINCHNSSIKYINFDCENFGFLCPKCNDPEKYQVGDSFINLLAKLDINNFMKIKEENDFLIRDIILLINILIEYLLNSLGLFSVSLEIIKKQKVFQNALFL, from the coding sequence ATGGCAGCTATTAGTGTTGAAGGAATAGTTCTCAAAAGCTATGAATTTAATGACTTTGATAAGGTTGTCAGCATTTTTACAAAAGAATTTGGTAGATTACAGATGAAAGCTTTTGGGGTAAATAAAATGACCTCAAAAAATAGATTTAGCATTCAAACTTTTTCGCACAGTAACTTTCAAATATTCAAAACAAATAATCCAGATAAAATGAGTAAGTTAAAGACGGGAGAATTAGTCGACTTAAATATAAATTTATCTAAAAATTATCAGAATTACCTATATGCAAGCGCTTGTGCGGAAATTATTGAATTATCGTTTGATAATTACATAAAGAACGTCCAAGCCTTTGAAATGCTAAGAGAAGTTATATTTAAATTTAGTGAAAATGTTAAAGCAACATGACTATTTGCCTTATTTTTATTCTATTCTCTTGATTGATTTGGAGTGAAATGGAATCTTAAAAAATGTATAAATTGCCATAATAGCAGTATAAAATATATAAATTTTGACTGTGAAAATTTTGGATTTTTATGCCCTAAATGTAATGATCCAGAAAAATATCAGGTGGGAGATTCGTTTATAAATTTACTAGCTAAACTGGATATTAATAATTTTATGAAGATAAAAGAAGAAAATGATTTTCTAATTAGGGACATAATTTTACTGATAAATATATTAATTGAATATTTACTTAATTCCTTAGGGCTATTTTCAGTTTCTCTTGAGATTATAAAAAAACAAAAAGTTTTTCAAAATGCTTTGTTTTTATAA
- a CDS encoding class I SAM-dependent methyltransferase, with amino-acid sequence MKFLTPRLIKIASLIKDDDEIVADIGTDHAYLPIYLAKGHKVKFVYASDINKNPFKVAKENVKNFGVSDSIEVINSPGLSWTLERDNLIIDCCVISGMGSTTILDILKLDNDKINSYIISSNTLVGPIRQWVKEQKYFIEQEVLVEDNNIIYEIIKINKFAGIKIKKHSQIYFGPILLKNIDKLFVEKWVKEKEKINKILINLPSRDKKIKPLKKNLKLINKFINKEMSE; translated from the coding sequence ATGAAATTTTTAACCCCAAGACTTATTAAAATTGCAAGTTTAATAAAAGATGATGATGAAATTGTGGCAGACATTGGAACTGATCATGCTTATTTACCAATTTATTTAGCTAAAGGACATAAAGTAAAATTTGTTTACGCAAGTGATATTAACAAAAACCCATTCAAAGTAGCGAAAGAGAATGTAAAAAACTTTGGGGTTTCTGATTCAATTGAAGTAATTAATAGTCCAGGTCTGAGTTGAACTTTAGAAAGGGATAATTTAATTATTGATTGTTGTGTAATTTCGGGAATGGGAAGTACAACAATTTTGGATATTTTAAAGCTTGATAATGATAAAATTAATTCTTACATAATCTCTTCTAACACTTTGGTTGGACCTATTAGACAATGGGTAAAAGAACAAAAATACTTTATTGAACAAGAAGTTCTAGTTGAAGATAATAATATAATTTATGAAATCATAAAAATAAACAAATTTGCTGGTATTAAAATAAAAAAACATAGTCAAATATATTTTGGACCAATTCTATTAAAAAATATTGACAAGCTTTTCGTAGAAAAATGAGTCAAAGAAAAAGAGAAAATAAATAAGATCTTAATAAACTTACCAAGTAGGGATAAAAAAATAAAACCTTTGAAAAAGAATCTAAAATTAATAAACAAATTTATAAATAAGGAAATGAGCGAGTAG
- the cdd gene encoding cytidine deaminase yields the protein MTRELTFTKLKNLLKFSYVPYSKFPVSCIVTMKNGEEIAGVNVENASFPAGICAERSALPQVFALGFKKEDIVSISIMTSSKGFGSPCGICRQFISEMVDDSVKIEIFNINKHLGDYVIGDFLPFKFSSEELK from the coding sequence ATGACTAGAGAACTTACTTTTACAAAATTAAAAAATTTATTAAAATTTTCATACGTGCCATACTCAAAATTTCCAGTTAGTTGTATTGTAACAATGAAAAATGGAGAAGAAATCGCCGGTGTTAATGTAGAAAATGCATCGTTTCCTGCAGGAATTTGTGCTGAAAGATCTGCTTTACCACAAGTGTTTGCTTTGGGTTTTAAAAAAGAGGATATTGTTTCAATTTCAATAATGACATCTTCAAAGGGTTTTGGCTCTCCATGTGGAATTTGTCGACAATTTATTTCAGAAATGGTTGATGATAGTGTTAAAATTGAAATTTTTAATATTAATAAACATTTAGGAGATTATGTAATTGGTGATTTCCTACCATTCAAATTTTCTTCAGAAGAATTAAAATAG
- the era gene encoding GTPase Era: protein MKKIKSGFVSIVGRPNVGKSTLLNTLLNRKISIVTNKAQTTRNNITGILNLQSEYQIVFVDTPGVHDHKHELGKFMNKSAMYATKSADVILFLAPADEFIGDNDNFILRALTQREAPVFLVITKSDLVNKEKLAQKLEEWKNFDFKFEDVIVISSSENMNLDLLKNKIVDHLPETGIEYFPSDMFTDQPERFIVRETVREEILIQTEEEIPHSVAILVEKFHEKSWIIKIMATIIVERDSQKGIIIGKGGAKIKSIGTAARLKLRSLFGKDFHLELFVKVEKKWRSSPSLIKKLGYDKDTY, encoded by the coding sequence ATGAAAAAAATAAAATCTGGTTTTGTCTCTATAGTTGGGAGACCCAATGTAGGTAAATCTACGCTACTAAACACCTTACTTAATAGGAAAATTTCAATTGTAACTAATAAAGCTCAAACAACCAGAAATAACATAACTGGGATTCTTAATTTACAGTCTGAATATCAGATTGTTTTTGTCGACACTCCTGGTGTTCACGACCACAAACATGAGTTGGGAAAATTTATGAACAAATCCGCAATGTATGCAACTAAGTCAGCAGATGTAATTTTATTTCTCGCCCCAGCAGATGAGTTTATTGGTGATAATGACAACTTCATTTTGAGAGCCTTAACGCAAAGGGAAGCTCCTGTGTTTTTGGTCATAACTAAAAGTGACTTAGTTAACAAAGAAAAATTAGCTCAAAAATTAGAGGAATGAAAAAACTTTGATTTTAAATTTGAGGATGTCATTGTTATTTCATCATCAGAAAATATGAATCTTGATTTACTAAAAAACAAAATAGTAGATCATCTTCCAGAAACTGGAATTGAATATTTCCCAAGTGACATGTTCACAGATCAACCCGAAAGATTTATTGTTAGAGAAACTGTCAGAGAAGAAATTTTAATACAAACCGAGGAGGAAATACCTCATAGTGTTGCAATTTTAGTTGAAAAATTTCATGAAAAAAGTTGAATAATTAAAATAATGGCTACTATCATTGTAGAAAGAGATAGTCAAAAAGGAATTATTATTGGTAAGGGTGGAGCTAAAATAAAGTCTATTGGAACTGCGGCCAGATTGAAACTAAGATCGCTTTTTGGAAAAGACTTTCATCTCGAACTTTTTGTTAAAGTTGAGAAAAAATGAAGAAGCTCACCAAGTTTAATCAAGAAATTAGGTTATGACAAGGATACTTATTAA
- a CDS encoding diacylglycerol kinase family protein translates to MKNKKNSKKANAGTVMRNKFANAARGIKVVLKEESTLIFYLISIIIVVGLSIWLKINTVEWSILVLTIGVVLGFEFVNTSIENLVDLLSFEYNIKAKKIKDIGAAASIINAIISFAIGFLILLPPFIEQINKYLS, encoded by the coding sequence ATGAAAAATAAAAAAAATAGCAAAAAAGCTAATGCAGGAACGGTTATGCGAAATAAATTCGCAAATGCCGCAAGGGGAATAAAGGTAGTTTTAAAAGAAGAATCTACCCTGATATTCTATCTTATTTCTATTATTATTGTTGTGGGTTTATCGATTTGATTAAAAATTAATACTGTTGAATGGTCGATTTTAGTATTAACTATTGGTGTAGTTTTAGGTTTTGAATTTGTTAATACCTCAATTGAGAACTTGGTTGATTTATTATCTTTTGAATACAATATTAAGGCCAAAAAAATTAAAGATATTGGAGCAGCAGCAAGTATTATCAATGCCATCATTTCTTTTGCAATCGGTTTTTTAATACTATTACCTCCATTTATAGAACAGATAAATAAATATTTATCTTAG
- a CDS encoding sigma-70 family RNA polymerase sigma factor, giving the protein MGLNVKTIETFEEFKNYLFRYLEKNDNEISQEEIIEVITKKFIDIEEEEIEILMKELTDRNVIFTDEEIDEEELEEALNSAEEESEDSKNLESEFKERSKTQKELKKTAGMSTTVKYRVGGISNETKIQDIIKAYFNQIGSSKILTKDEEVFYAKMLESDDEEEVKAGRDKLITSNLKLVISVARKHLNRGLDFADLIEEGNIGLMKAVDKFDYKKGFKFSTYATWWIRQAITRAIADQARTIRIPVHMVETINKLTRIERQLTQEFGREPTSKEIAEKYGNGITAAKVIEIKKLSIEPVSLEKPFGDEDDTHFGDFVEDKDISSPDEYAEKESLREVIDEVFLEILAPREEKVVRMRFGILPTKLRTLIRLAEECDDDSVEELKNAVISLDIHYDTPIEKVQTYRNKCIQVHLSKYDSPKTLEEVGKELKVTRERIRQIEAKTIRKFKPTAANPKSKVLRDFFKG; this is encoded by the coding sequence ATGGGCTTAAACGTAAAAACAATCGAAACATTTGAAGAGTTTAAAAATTACCTATTCAGATACTTAGAAAAAAACGATAATGAAATTTCTCAAGAAGAAATAATCGAGGTTATCACTAAAAAGTTTATCGATATTGAAGAAGAAGAAATTGAAATATTAATGAAAGAACTAACAGATAGAAACGTAATATTCACAGATGAAGAAATTGATGAAGAAGAGTTAGAGGAGGCTTTAAATAGCGCAGAAGAGGAAAGCGAAGACTCAAAAAATTTAGAATCAGAGTTTAAGGAGAGAAGCAAAACTCAAAAGGAATTAAAAAAGACTGCCGGTATGTCAACTACTGTAAAATACAGAGTTGGGGGTATCAGTAATGAAACAAAGATTCAAGATATCATAAAAGCTTATTTTAACCAAATCGGTTCATCAAAAATTCTAACAAAAGATGAAGAGGTTTTTTATGCAAAAATGCTTGAAAGCGATGATGAAGAAGAAGTGAAAGCTGGGCGTGATAAATTAATTACCTCGAACTTAAAACTTGTTATTTCGGTTGCGAGAAAACATTTGAATAGAGGTCTTGATTTTGCTGACTTGATCGAAGAGGGTAATATTGGATTAATGAAAGCTGTGGACAAGTTTGACTATAAAAAAGGTTTCAAGTTTTCTACTTATGCGACATGATGAATTCGCCAAGCAATTACAAGAGCCATTGCTGACCAAGCTCGTACAATTAGGATTCCAGTTCACATGGTTGAAACCATCAACAAGCTAACTCGTATTGAACGTCAACTAACTCAAGAATTTGGTAGGGAACCAACTTCAAAAGAAATAGCAGAAAAATACGGGAACGGCATAACTGCAGCAAAAGTAATTGAAATTAAAAAGTTGTCAATTGAACCAGTTAGTTTAGAAAAACCTTTTGGTGATGAAGACGATACTCATTTTGGTGATTTTGTTGAAGATAAAGATATTTCTTCACCAGATGAATATGCTGAAAAAGAATCATTGAGAGAAGTTATTGATGAAGTCTTTTTAGAAATACTAGCACCACGCGAGGAAAAAGTTGTTAGAATGCGATTTGGAATACTGCCAACAAAGCTAAGAACTTTAATTAGACTCGCGGAAGAATGTGATGATGATAGTGTTGAAGAATTGAAAAATGCTGTAATTAGTTTAGATATTCACTATGATACTCCAATTGAGAAAGTTCAAACTTACCGTAACAAGTGTATTCAAGTCCATCTATCAAAATATGATTCTCCAAAAACTCTTGAAGAAGTTGGTAAAGAATTGAAAGTTACTCGCGAACGTATTCGACAAATCGAAGCTAAAACAATAAGAAAATTTAAACCAACTGCTGCAAATCCTAAGTCTAAAGTCTTGAGAGACTTCTTTAAAGGCTAA
- a CDS encoding Nif3-like dinuclear metal center hexameric protein has protein sequence MKTTKIINYLNEKFSPDLAADWDASGFQIQETFNNPENEEIEKLMICLDVTNEALKFAIHEGIKFIISRHPFIFNSIEQELQNPAKSEMIKEIIENNIQIFTIHTNYDASENQSLTKLIKNEFDILEIKRVGESSEGFEFIFKKELAIKNLLEKLKIIFNVEDLRITRDTDIDRKISNFFICTGAGSQTMFFEKMQNQVFVTGEGKWNEVIFAQDNSNDLILLGHYMENYFVKDIADKLNKEFNKSFKIVEFDVKNGWKKF, from the coding sequence ATGAAAACCACCAAAATAATTAATTACTTAAATGAAAAATTCAGCCCAGATTTGGCTGCAGATTGAGATGCCTCAGGTTTTCAAATTCAGGAAACTTTTAATAATCCAGAAAATGAAGAAATTGAAAAGTTAATGATATGTTTGGATGTGACAAACGAGGCATTGAAATTTGCCATTCATGAAGGAATAAAATTTATTATTTCACGTCATCCTTTTATATTTAATTCAATCGAACAAGAACTACAAAATCCAGCGAAGAGTGAGATGATTAAAGAAATTATTGAGAATAACATTCAAATTTTTACTATTCATACAAATTATGATGCTTCAGAAAATCAAAGTCTTACTAAATTAATAAAAAATGAGTTTGATATTTTGGAAATAAAAAGAGTTGGAGAATCGAGTGAAGGGTTTGAATTTATTTTCAAAAAAGAACTAGCAATAAAAAATCTTCTTGAAAAATTAAAAATAATTTTTAATGTTGAAGATTTAAGAATAACTAGAGACACTGACATTGATAGAAAAATTTCAAACTTTTTCATTTGTACTGGAGCAGGTAGTCAAACTATGTTTTTTGAAAAAATGCAAAATCAAGTTTTTGTCACTGGTGAAGGAAAATGAAATGAAGTAATTTTTGCCCAGGACAATAGTAATGACTTAATTTTATTGGGTCACTACATGGAAAATTATTTTGTTAAAGATATTGCCGATAAATTAAACAAAGAGTTTAACAAAAGTTTTAAAATCGTCGAGTTTGATGTAAAAAATGGATGAAAAAAATTTTAG
- the ybeY gene encoding rRNA maturation RNase YbeY — protein MHELVFNNLTDFEIKGFEDLYKSIFKAAVKVLKISDSLSLSINFIDEQEAKRMNIFYRKRDYVPDVLSFNVDTSYNPEYRNVDEAVELGDIFICQQEAERKAVRYNHLLKEEMAFLFVHGFLHLFGLDHEKSAEEEKRMFDYQDEILREVDLEYKITFDELDYLRG, from the coding sequence ATGCACGAATTGGTATTTAATAATTTAACAGATTTTGAAATTAAAGGTTTCGAAGACTTATATAAATCAATTTTTAAAGCCGCCGTAAAAGTGCTAAAAATAAGCGATAGTTTGTCTTTAAGCATAAATTTCATTGATGAACAAGAAGCTAAGAGAATGAATATATTTTACAGAAAAAGAGATTATGTACCAGATGTCTTGTCATTTAATGTAGATACTTCCTATAATCCTGAATATAGAAATGTCGATGAAGCTGTTGAACTTGGAGATATTTTCATTTGTCAACAAGAAGCCGAAAGAAAAGCTGTCAGGTATAATCACTTGTTAAAAGAAGAAATGGCTTTTTTGTTTGTGCATGGTTTCTTGCATTTGTTTGGTTTAGACCACGAAAAAAGTGCCGAAGAAGAGAAAAGGATGTTTGATTATCAAGACGAGATTTTAAGGGAAGTTGACTTAGAATACAAAATAACTTTTGATGAATTGGACTATTTAAGAGGGTAA
- a CDS encoding glycine--tRNA ligase: MKNMETLINHIKTQGFIFQGSEIYGGLANSWDYGPLGSELKHKLKDLWWSYFIRNNHLNVGLDSSILMNTQVWKNSGHLGNFNDPLIDCKKCNSRFRADKLIEDKFPEINAGNMSNPEIEDYIVKNKILCPKCGGLDYTKIRNFELMFKTSQGVINDENSIVYLRPETAQGIFINFKNVQRTTRKKLPFGIGQIGKSFRNEITPGNFIFRTREFEQMELEFFFNPNDGINWFEYWINQVEKFLTEVLGISKNNYFKRAHSKEELAHYSDATTDFEYNFLFGRGELWGVAHRGNFDLSAHQKGSGEDLSYTDSITNEKIVPHVIEPSVGLERLILAILTESYVEEEVENGTRVVLKLPKKIAPYQVAVLPLQKQQNAAAKELFNDLIKEFDVTYDESGNIGKRYRRQDAIGTPICITYDFDSENDESVTVRNRDTMLQERILISKLKDYIKNDLI, from the coding sequence ATGAAAAATATGGAAACTTTGATAAACCATATAAAAACTCAAGGTTTTATCTTCCAAGGGTCTGAAATTTATGGTGGATTAGCAAATAGTTGAGATTATGGTCCTCTTGGTTCAGAATTAAAACACAAGCTAAAAGATCTTTGGTGAAGTTATTTTATTAGAAATAATCATCTAAATGTCGGTCTAGACAGCTCGATTTTAATGAATACTCAAGTTTGAAAGAATTCTGGTCATTTAGGCAATTTCAACGATCCGCTTATTGATTGTAAAAAATGTAATTCAAGATTTAGAGCAGATAAATTAATTGAAGACAAGTTTCCTGAAATAAACGCAGGGAACATGAGTAACCCAGAAATTGAAGATTACATTGTTAAGAATAAAATTTTATGCCCCAAATGTGGAGGTCTTGATTACACCAAAATTAGAAATTTTGAACTGATGTTTAAAACTAGTCAAGGAGTTATTAATGATGAAAATAGCATTGTTTATCTTAGACCAGAGACTGCACAAGGGATTTTTATAAACTTCAAAAACGTGCAAAGAACTACAAGAAAAAAACTTCCTTTCGGAATAGGTCAAATCGGTAAGTCTTTTAGAAATGAAATCACCCCAGGAAACTTCATTTTTAGAACTAGAGAGTTTGAACAAATGGAGCTGGAGTTCTTCTTTAATCCAAATGATGGCATTAATTGGTTTGAATATTGGATAAATCAAGTAGAGAAATTCTTAACTGAAGTTCTAGGTATTTCTAAAAATAATTATTTTAAAAGAGCGCACTCCAAAGAAGAGTTAGCTCATTATTCTGATGCAACAACAGACTTTGAATATAATTTTTTATTTGGTCGAGGAGAATTATGAGGAGTAGCTCATCGAGGTAACTTTGATTTAAGCGCCCACCAAAAAGGTAGTGGTGAAGATTTAAGTTATACAGATTCAATTACAAATGAGAAAATAGTTCCCCATGTTATTGAACCAAGTGTTGGTTTGGAAAGACTCATTTTGGCGATATTAACAGAAAGTTATGTTGAAGAAGAAGTTGAAAATGGAACGAGAGTTGTCTTAAAACTGCCAAAAAAAATTGCTCCATATCAAGTAGCTGTATTACCACTACAAAAACAACAAAATGCCGCAGCAAAAGAATTGTTTAATGATTTGATCAAGGAATTTGACGTCACATATGATGAAAGTGGAAATATTGGTAAAAGATATCGTCGTCAAGATGCAATTGGCACTCCCATATGCATCACATATGATTTTGATAGTGAAAACGATGAAAGTGTTACAGTAAGAAATAGAGATACTATGTTGCAAGAAAGAATATTAATTTCTAAATTAAAAGATTATATTAAAAATGATTTAATTTAA
- the ispH gene encoding 4-hydroxy-3-methylbut-2-enyl diphosphate reductase: MKVIRVTPRGFCLGVVKSIKTAKETIKKYPDKKIYMIGKIVHNSIVIKEFIDLGIIFLDDSIISRLELINQVENNSVVIFSAHGTDKKVIDFAINKNLIVVDTKCEWVLKTEELIIDHLNDGWNIIFVGKENHPETIALTSISKDITLVTKPDDIDKIMITNSNKILVTNQTTLSKIDTEIIFNKIRNKFPEAKIKNDLCDATLERQEAIQKLNPKEIDLLFVVGDKSSNNSKKLVEIGQKKGIRSLLIQSKNDIKPEILNNVYNVAVTAGASTPSIIQLDVIKFLEAL, translated from the coding sequence ATGAAAGTGATAAGAGTGACTCCCAGAGGTTTTTGTCTAGGAGTTGTTAAATCGATTAAAACAGCAAAAGAAACAATTAAAAAATATCCAGACAAAAAAATCTATATGATAGGGAAAATTGTTCATAACAGTATTGTTATAAAGGAATTTATTGATTTGGGAATTATTTTTCTAGATGATTCTATAATTAGCCGTTTGGAATTGATAAATCAGGTTGAAAATAACTCAGTTGTGATTTTTTCAGCTCATGGAACAGATAAAAAAGTGATCGATTTTGCAATCAATAAGAATTTAATTGTTGTTGATACAAAATGTGAGTGAGTATTAAAAACTGAGGAATTAATTATCGATCATTTAAATGATGGCTGAAATATAATTTTTGTTGGTAAGGAAAATCATCCTGAAACGATCGCTTTGACAAGCATTAGCAAAGATATTACTCTTGTTACTAAACCTGATGATATTGATAAAATAATGATAACTAATTCTAATAAGATATTGGTAACAAATCAAACTACTCTATCAAAAATTGATACAGAAATTATTTTTAATAAAATTAGAAATAAATTCCCTGAGGCTAAAATAAAAAACGACTTATGCGATGCTACGTTAGAAAGACAAGAGGCAATTCAAAAACTTAATCCAAAAGAAATTGACTTGCTTTTTGTAGTTGGGGATAAAAGCAGCAATAACTCCAAAAAGTTAGTAGAAATTGGTCAAAAAAAAGGCATAAGATCATTATTGATCCAATCAAAAAATGATATCAAGCCAGAAATTTTAAATAATGTATATAACGTTGCTGTAACAGCGGGAGCTAGTACACCAAGTATTATTCAATTAGATGTAATTAAATTTTTAGAGGCACTCTAA
- the dnaG gene encoding DNA primase has translation MSGKISQELINKVIEEANIVEWISSYIKIQKKGQNYQTICPFHKDNNPSLVISPAKRFYKCFSCNESGNVINFVKNYENISFIEAFRKVASKTGVDIKFLKSYNSKPKYNTQELRLFEINSQACKFFTAVLNNKVGIEPKKYLNSRKITEKQISNWEIGFAFKNSGLKDHLVQCGFEIGEIIDSGLLRFIENDIKDVFVNRITFPIKNEDNYIIGFSGRIFNKNESPKYLNTSETKIFKKSELAFNFNNAKFEIKRSNEIIILEGFMDVISLAEAGIKNCVAIMGTSLSDYQIELFKKVTKNYVLFLDGDEPGVRAALKAANKLLDLDLGVKIIFNESQMDPDEMINKYGVKKIKQLIEKAQHPIDFVINYFSNKLDLNNQIELEKFISEIKSVFIHLKGDIFKSKTINKISNILNVDENIISRNFNFKNNYENKNPDFITEQVSRDCYDRKTFPDEMKTLKSYKYAEESLIIYLINSKDKMDYLEDNVNLVNGSNNKKLINMIIDMYRKNNLEVGQPNQIREKLGQGNAKLLDHFDKILDETNYVFLKNVLKNHSLEDSISLLETKKIEDNNKSYLKKMHATNDYSLKENYNKIIEKNYVEVIKLRKKREKK, from the coding sequence ATGTCAGGTAAAATTTCCCAAGAATTAATTAATAAAGTTATTGAAGAAGCTAACATTGTTGAATGAATCTCATCTTATATTAAAATTCAAAAAAAGGGACAAAATTATCAGACGATTTGTCCCTTCCATAAAGATAACAATCCCTCGTTAGTTATTAGTCCGGCAAAAAGATTCTATAAGTGTTTTTCTTGTAATGAATCAGGTAATGTAATTAACTTTGTAAAAAATTATGAGAACATAAGTTTTATTGAAGCTTTTAGGAAAGTCGCTTCCAAAACCGGTGTCGACATAAAATTCCTAAAAAGTTATAATTCAAAGCCAAAGTATAATACCCAAGAATTAAGACTTTTTGAAATAAATTCTCAGGCTTGCAAATTTTTCACAGCGGTATTAAATAATAAAGTTGGTATTGAGCCAAAGAAATATTTAAATAGTCGTAAGATTACAGAAAAACAAATCTCCAATTGAGAAATAGGGTTTGCTTTTAAAAATAGTGGTCTTAAAGATCACTTGGTTCAATGTGGCTTTGAAATCGGAGAAATTATTGATTCAGGATTACTCAGGTTTATTGAAAATGATATTAAAGATGTTTTTGTAAATAGGATAACATTTCCCATTAAAAATGAAGATAATTATATTATTGGTTTCTCTGGGAGGATTTTTAATAAAAACGAATCACCAAAGTACCTAAATACTTCTGAGACGAAAATTTTTAAGAAATCGGAATTAGCTTTTAACTTTAATAATGCAAAGTTCGAAATTAAAAGAAGTAATGAAATAATTATACTTGAAGGCTTTATGGATGTAATTAGTTTAGCTGAAGCTGGTATTAAAAATTGTGTCGCCATTATGGGAACTTCTCTAAGCGATTACCAAATAGAGTTATTTAAAAAAGTTACAAAAAATTATGTATTATTTTTAGACGGTGATGAACCAGGAGTGAGGGCTGCTCTCAAAGCAGCAAACAAACTTCTTGATTTAGATTTAGGAGTTAAAATAATTTTTAATGAGAGTCAAATGGATCCAGACGAAATGATTAATAAATACGGTGTAAAAAAAATTAAACAACTTATTGAAAAGGCACAACATCCAATTGATTTTGTTATTAATTATTTTTCAAATAAATTAGACTTAAATAACCAAATAGAGTTAGAAAAATTTATCTCTGAGATAAAAAGTGTGTTCATTCATTTAAAAGGAGATATTTTTAAATCTAAGACAATTAATAAGATAAGCAATATCTTGAATGTTGACGAGAATATTATTTCAAGGAATTTTAATTTTAAAAATAATTACGAAAATAAAAACCCGGATTTTATAACAGAACAAGTATCAAGAGATTGTTATGATCGTAAAACCTTTCCTGATGAAATGAAAACGCTAAAAAGTTATAAATACGCTGAAGAAAGTTTAATTATTTATTTAATAAATAGTAAAGATAAAATGGATTATTTAGAAGATAATGTAAATTTGGTAAATGGATCTAATAATAAAAAACTAATCAATATGATTATTGATATGTATAGAAAAAATAATTTAGAAGTTGGCCAACCTAACCAAATTAGAGAAAAACTTGGTCAAGGAAACGCAAAGCTTTTGGACCATTTTGATAAGATTTTAGATGAAACTAATTATGTATTTCTTAAAAATGTTCTTAAAAATCACAGTTTAGAAGATTCTATTTCGCTGCTTGAAACCAAAAAAATTGAAGACAATAATAAAAGCTATCTAAAAAAAATGCATGCAACAAATGATTATTCATTAAAAGAAAATTACAATAAAATAATTGAAAAGAACTATGTAGAAGTTATCAAACTTAGAAAGAAAAGAGAGAAAAAATAA